A window from Citrus sinensis cultivar Valencia sweet orange chromosome 3, DVS_A1.0, whole genome shotgun sequence encodes these proteins:
- the LOC102619886 gene encoding transcription factor MYB1R1-like, with product MSGTGDSSAVNGGGCEIMLFGVRVVVDSMRKSVSLNNLSQYEQPQDNSSNCNNNNNKDDVAAAGYASADDGVHNNSSRASRERKRGVPWTEEEHKLFLLGLQKVGKGDWRGISRNFVKTRTPTQVASHAQKYFLRRSNLNRRRRRSSLFDITTDSVAATPMEEELVDHQDHNPSQSYPLLPPTPAETSNKSGGFSMMPALPVVLPVPIENPMENLTLGQNSQRTAGEATRLIRPVPVLPAAQPSSTVSDLNLNLNLAVDPPPLSQRESSSRHSAFQVMQTFNNGDSNSIISVA from the exons ATGTCGGGAACGGGCGATTCATCCGCCGTCAACGGCGGTGGCTGCGAGATTATGCTGTTCGGTGTCAGAGTGGTTGTGGATTCCATGAGAAAGAGTGTCAGTTTGAATAATTTGTCTCAGTATGAACAGCCTCAGGACAACAGCAGTAACtgtaacaacaacaacaacaaggaTGACGTGGCGGCTGCTGGTTACGCCTCTGCTGATGATGGCGTTCACAACAACTCTTCCAGAGCTAGCCGCGAGCGGAAGCGAG GGGTGCCGTGGACGGAGGAGGAGCACAAGTTGTTTTTGTTGGGACTGCAGAAGGTGGGGAAAGGAGATTGGAGAGGGATTTCTAGAAACTTCGTCAAGACGAGGACGCCGACGCAGGTGGCCAGTCATGCgcagaaatattttcttcgcCGGAGCAATCTCaaccgccgccgccgccgatCTAGCCTCTTTGATATTACTACTGATTCG GTTGCAGCTACTCCAATGGAAGAAGAGCTAGTTGATCACCAAGACCACAACCCTTCTCAGTCATATCCATTATTGCCGCCTACTCCGGCTGAAACCAGCAACAAAAGTGGTGGATTTTCTATGATGCCAGCTTTGCCAGTAGTGTTACCGGTTCCAATTGAGAATCCAATGGAAAACCTGACGCTGGGGCAAAATAGTCAACGGACTGCGGGCGAGGCAACAAGGCTCATCCGTCCTGTTCCTGTTCTTCCAGCAGCTCAACCATCATCAACAGTGTCTGATCTTaacttaaatttgaatttagctGTCGATCCACCGCCATTGTCTCAAAGGGAATCATCATCAAGGCATTCAGCTTTTCAGGTGATGCAAACCTTCAATAATGGGGATAGCAATAGCATCATCAGTGTTGCTTGA
- the LOC102619102 gene encoding uncharacterized protein LOC102619102 isoform X1, whose amino-acid sequence MPDSEKLMALKKAYADIILNTAKEAAARIMVSERKTIRYQQELFAAKEDALRMLLRLKQMLDAKVNEAQVVSLCQQRKIDELEAQLGEAEDIVKDLRADLREAQDELERATYNEKQLLDEQNSTGDVATVMTPSLENRLNTSEAAMPCLPDVQPDSVMASDVGNSTLNGTYENKMCYSENGSHKDNCYFCNSSFASIVMRRKEPKLYRNGCTQRIHAFERNILEGNLSLPGQVEQQIKNGSCTQEDEELCKNLDRGANQTCRIEDNPNESRLKQENSNSISVHAKSFCKKRKRAARYKKSRIRNFPDQVAQTTQKSDISSTTLLNAVDNYVKHKEESKIFGNNIQMTPASLSALNSPSDTTEMILQSGCEEVPKSDTVQTTTNNDDLLIDRLKLTRQESGPAELTEMSACKTDLEAVNLSPLNSNVKSSNLTEGVSSQSLNDKFLKYTFQRKRKKESLSSPDGYSSLEEGVMKRRMMVNPNGSVESENPSLITESS is encoded by the exons ATGCCCGATTCCGAG AAATTGATGGCCTTGAAGAAGGCCTACGCCGATATAATTTTGAACACAGCGAAAGAGGCAGCGGCGAGGATAATGGTGTCGGAGAGGAAAACGATTAGGTATCAGCAGGAGTTGTTTGCGGCGAAGGAAGACGCGTTGCGGATGCTGCTTAGGCTTAAGCAGATGCTGGATGCTAAA GTTAATGAAGCACAGGTGGTATCCTTGTGTCAACAACGAAAGATAGATGAGCTTGAGGCACAACTTGGTGAAGCAGAAGATATTGTCAAAGACCTTCGAGCAGATTTGAGAGAAGCACAGGATGAATTGGAGAGGGCAACTTATAATGAAAAGCAGCTTTTGGATGAACAAAATTCAACTGGTGATGTCGCTACTGTGATGACACCATCACTGGAAAACAGACTCAATACTTCTGAGGCTGCAATGCCCTGTCTACCTGATGTACAACCTGATTCGGTCATGGCTTCAGATGTGGGGAATTCAACTTTGAACGGCACATATGAGAACAAGATGTGCTACAGTGAAAATGGTTCTCACAAAGATAATTGCTATTTTTGCAACTCTAGTTTTGCCTCCATAGTGATGAGGAGAAAAGAGCCTAAACTATATAGGAATGGATGTACACAGAGAATTCATGCATTTGAAAGGAACATCTTAGAAGGAAATTTGTCTCTTCCAGGGCAAGTAGAGCAGCAGATAAAAAATGGATCGTGTACtcaagaagatgaagaattgTGCAAAAACCTTGACCGTGGGGCTAACCAGACTTGCAGAATAGAGGATAACCCGAATGAATCTAGACTGAAGCAGGAAAATAGCAACTCCATTTCAGTTCATGCTAAGTCTTTTtgcaagaaaaggaaaagagctGCTAGATATAAGAAAAGTAGGATCAGGAATTTTCCAGATCAGGTAGCACAAACAACTCAAAAGTCTGATATTTCTTCCACAACTTTACTAAATGCAGTTGATAACTATGTTAAGCATAAGGAGGAGTCTAAGATATTTGGAAATAACATTCAGATGACCCCAGCTTCCCTGTCGGCGCTGAATTCACCCTCAGATACAACTGAAATGATTCTTCAGTCAGGATGTGAAGAAGTTCCCAAGAGTGATACTGTCCAGACCACAACAAACAATGATGACCTGTTGATAGATCGGTTGAAGTTGACGAGACAGGAAAGCGGACCCGCTGAGCTTACTGAGATGTCAGCTTGCAAAACAGATCTTGAAGCTGTTAACTTGTCCCCATTGAACTCAAATGTTAAGTCATCTAATTTAACTGAAGGTGTTTCTAGTCAAtcattaaatgataaatttctgAAGTATACATTCCAAAGGAAGCGAAAGAAGGAGTCTCTGAGCAGTCCTGATGGGTATTCCTCCCTTGAGGAAGGTGTTATGAAGAGGAGGATGATGGTGAATCCAAATGGTTCTGTGGAGTCAGAAAATCCCAGCTTGATTACTGAATCATCTTGA
- the LOC102619593 gene encoding pentatricopeptide repeat-containing protein At1g74850, chloroplastic: MTLSIPSPSLLKPNPRELHSFNFSLNHSFLSGNNELPCTQRIFTSGRRSLTSGTLQVRAKPKELVLGSPTVTVEKGKYSYDVETLINKLSSLPPRGSIARCLDMFKNKLSLNDFALVFKEFAQRGDWQRSLRLFKYMQRQIWCKPSEQIYTIMISLLGRENLLDKASEVFEEMPSQGVARSVFSYTALINAYGRHGQYETSLELLDRMKREKIAPNILTYNTVINACVRGGLDWEDLLGLFAEMRHEGIQPDIVTYNTLLSACGGRGLGDEAEMVFRTMNEGGVLPDLTTFSYLVETFGKLGKLEKVSELLREMESGGNLPDVTCYNVLLEAHAKMGSIKEAMDVFRQMQAAGSVANATTYSILLNLYGRNGRYDDVRELFLEMKASNTEPNAATYNILIQVFGEGGYFKEVVTLFHDMVEENVEPNMETYEGLIFACGKGGLHEDVKKILLYMNERGTVPSSKAYTGVIEAYGLAALYEEALVAFNTMNEVESKPTIETYNSLLHTFARGGLYKECQAILSRMSESGVARNSDSFNAVIEAFRQGGRFEEAIKAYVEMEKVRCDPNERTLEAVLSVYCFAGLVDESKEQFQEIKSSGILPSVMCYCMLLAVYAKSNRWDDAYGLLDEMHTNRISNIHQVTGQMIKGEFDDESNWQMVEYVFDKLNCEGYGLGMRFYNALMEALWCLGQRERAARVLDEATKRGLFPELFRHNKLVWSVDVHRMWEGGAYTAISVWLNKMYEMFMMGEDLPQLATVVVVRGQMERTSTTEDLPIAKAAYTFLQENASSLFSFPQWNKGRIICQRTQLKRILSGRESSSDGSKKDNIISLSNSPFSPPDRKASTTGVRNGLFDNANSETKMSASTELMTSTL; this comes from the exons ATGACCCTATCAATTCCCAGTCCTTCACTCCTTAAACCGAACCCTCGTGAGCTTCactctttcaatttctcccTCAATCACAGCTTCCTCTCTGGCAACAATGAGTTGCCCTGTACGCAAAGAATATTCACCTCCGGTCGCCGGAGTCTCACGTCCGGCACCCTGCAAGTCCGGGCCAAGCCGAAAGAGTTGGTACTCGGCAGCCCCACGGTGACCGTCGAGAAAGGCAAGTACAGCTACGACGTCGAAACTCTAATCAATAAGCTCAGCTCCCTACCGCCCCGTGGCAGCATCGCGCGGTGCCTCGACATGTTTAAAAACAAGCTATCTCTAAATGATTTCGCTTTGGTCTTCAAAGAATTCGCCCAGCGCGGTGACTGGCAACGGTCTCTTCGGTTATTCAAATACATGCAAAGACAAATCTGGTGCAAGCCTAGCGAACAAATTTACACGATAATGATAAGTTTGCTGGGGCGCGAGAATTTGCTCGATAAAGCGTCGGAGGTTTTCGAGGAAATGCCGAGTCAAGGGGTGGCGCGTAGTGTTTTCTCGTACACTGCTTTGATCAATGCGTATGGGCGGCACGGTCAGTATGAAACGTCTCTTGAACTATTAGATAGAATGAAACGAGAAAAGATAGCACCAAATATATTGACTTATAATACTGTGATTAATGCATGTGTAAGAGGAGGATTGGATTGGGAGGATCTGTTGGGATTGTTTGCTGAAATGAGACACGAAGGCATACAACCCGATATTGTAACCTATAATACTTTGCTAAGTGCTTGTGGCGGTAGAGGTTTAGGTGATGAGGCGGAGATGGTTTTTAGGACTATGAATGAAGGTGGGGTATTGCCTGATTTGACAACGTTTAGTTATCTTGTTGAGACATTTGGGAAATTGGGTAAATTAGAAAAGGTTTCTGAGCTTCTTAGGGAGATGGAGTCAGGAGGGAATTTGCCCGACGTAACTTGCTATAATGTGTTACTGGAAGCACATGCTAAAATGGGGTCAATAAAGGAGGCAATGGATGTGTTTAGGCAGATGCAGGCAGCTGGGAGTGTGGCAAATGCAACAACGTATAgcattttgttgaatttgtaTGGGAGGAATGGCAGGTATGATGATGTGAGGGAGCTTTTCCTTGAGATGAAAGCGAGTAATACGGAGCCAAATGCAGCTAcctataatattttgatacaGGTTTTTGGTGAAGGTGGATATTTTAAGGAGGTGGTAACTTTGTTTCATGATATGGTGGAGGAGAATGTTGAGCCTAATATGGAGACATATGAGGGGTTGATTTTTGCTTGTGGGAAGGGAGGGCTGCATGAGGATGTCAAGAAGATTTTGCTTTACATGAATGAGAGAGGGACAGTGCCAAGTTCCAAGGCTTACACTGGGGTTATTGAAGCTTATGGATTGGCTGCTTTGTATGAGGAAGCACTTGTTGCGTTTAACACAATGAATGAAGTGGAGAGCAAGCCAACTATTGAAACTTACAACTCGCTGCTTCATACATTTGCCAGAGGTGGACTCTACAAGGAGTGTCAGGCAATTTTGTCGAGAATGAGTGAATCTGGGGTTGCGAGGAATAGTGATTCATTCAATGCTGTTATTGAAGCCTTTAGGCAAGGAGGCCGATTCGAAGAAGCTATCAAGGCCTATGTTGAGATGGAAAAGGTGAGATGCGATCCAAATGAGAGGACCCTAGAGGCAGTTTTGAGTGTTTACTGCTTTGCAGGTCTTGTTGATGAGAGCAAGGAGCAGTTCCAGGAAATTAAATCATCCGGAATATTGCCTAGTGTTATGTGTTACTGCATGTTGCTTGCTGTCTATGCGAAGAGTAACAG GTGGGATGATGCCTATGGATTACTGGATGAGATGCACACAAatagaatttcaaatattcatCAAGTAACCGGGCAGATGATCAAGGGAGAATTTGATGATGAGTCTAACTGGCAGATGGTAGAGTATGTCTTTGATAAACTGAACTGTGAAGGGTACGGCTTGGGAATGAGGTTCTATAATGCACTGATGGAAGCGCTTTGGTGTCTGGGTCAGAGAGAACGGGCTGCAAGAGTGCTTGATGAAGCAACAAAGAGAGGGCTTTTCCCTGAACTTTTTCGTCATAATAAACTTGTTTGGTCTGTGGATGTGCACAG GATGTGGGAAGGTGGGGCATATACAGCAATATCAGTTTGGCTCAACAAAATGTATGAGATGTTTATGATGGGCGAGGATCTTCCTCAACTTGCTACTGTTGTCGTAGT ACGGGGACAGATGGAAAGAACTTCAACTACAGAAGATCTACCCATTGCAAAGGCAGCCTACACATTCTTGCAGGAAAatgcatcatcattatttaGTTTCCCACAATGGAACAAGGGACGAATTATCTGCCAGCGAACTCAGCTCAAGCGGATTTTGTCAGGCAGAGAATCATCGTCAGATGGCTCCAAAAAGGATAACATAATTTCTCTAAGCAATTCACCCTTTTCTCCTCCAGACAGAAAAGCATCCACCACAGGAGTAAGGAATGGCCTATTTGATAATGCCAATTCTGAAACAAAAATGTCGGCAAGCACAGAGCTTATGACAAGCACATTATAA
- the LOC102619102 gene encoding uncharacterized protein LOC102619102 isoform X2 encodes MPDSEKLMALKKAYADIILNTAKEAAARIMVSERKTIRYQQELFAAKEDALRMLLRLKQMLDAKVNEAQVVSLCQQRKIDELEAQLGEAEDIVKDLRADLREAQDELERATYNEKQLLDEQNSTGDVATVMTPSLENRLNTSEAAMPCLPDVQPDSVMASDVGNSTLNGTYENKMCYSENGSHKDNCYFCNSSFASIVMRRKEPKLYRNGCTQRIHAFERNILEGNLSLPGQVEQQIKNGSCTQEDEELCKNLDRGANQTCRIEDNPNESRLKQENSNSISVHAKSFCKKRKRAARYKKSRIRNFPDQMTPASLSALNSPSDTTEMILQSGCEEVPKSDTVQTTTNNDDLLIDRLKLTRQESGPAELTEMSACKTDLEAVNLSPLNSNVKSSNLTEGVSSQSLNDKFLKYTFQRKRKKESLSSPDGYSSLEEGVMKRRMMVNPNGSVESENPSLITESS; translated from the exons ATGCCCGATTCCGAG AAATTGATGGCCTTGAAGAAGGCCTACGCCGATATAATTTTGAACACAGCGAAAGAGGCAGCGGCGAGGATAATGGTGTCGGAGAGGAAAACGATTAGGTATCAGCAGGAGTTGTTTGCGGCGAAGGAAGACGCGTTGCGGATGCTGCTTAGGCTTAAGCAGATGCTGGATGCTAAA GTTAATGAAGCACAGGTGGTATCCTTGTGTCAACAACGAAAGATAGATGAGCTTGAGGCACAACTTGGTGAAGCAGAAGATATTGTCAAAGACCTTCGAGCAGATTTGAGAGAAGCACAGGATGAATTGGAGAGGGCAACTTATAATGAAAAGCAGCTTTTGGATGAACAAAATTCAACTGGTGATGTCGCTACTGTGATGACACCATCACTGGAAAACAGACTCAATACTTCTGAGGCTGCAATGCCCTGTCTACCTGATGTACAACCTGATTCGGTCATGGCTTCAGATGTGGGGAATTCAACTTTGAACGGCACATATGAGAACAAGATGTGCTACAGTGAAAATGGTTCTCACAAAGATAATTGCTATTTTTGCAACTCTAGTTTTGCCTCCATAGTGATGAGGAGAAAAGAGCCTAAACTATATAGGAATGGATGTACACAGAGAATTCATGCATTTGAAAGGAACATCTTAGAAGGAAATTTGTCTCTTCCAGGGCAAGTAGAGCAGCAGATAAAAAATGGATCGTGTACtcaagaagatgaagaattgTGCAAAAACCTTGACCGTGGGGCTAACCAGACTTGCAGAATAGAGGATAACCCGAATGAATCTAGACTGAAGCAGGAAAATAGCAACTCCATTTCAGTTCATGCTAAGTCTTTTtgcaagaaaaggaaaagagctGCTAGATATAAGAAAAGTAGGATCAGGAATTTTCCAGATCAG ATGACCCCAGCTTCCCTGTCGGCGCTGAATTCACCCTCAGATACAACTGAAATGATTCTTCAGTCAGGATGTGAAGAAGTTCCCAAGAGTGATACTGTCCAGACCACAACAAACAATGATGACCTGTTGATAGATCGGTTGAAGTTGACGAGACAGGAAAGCGGACCCGCTGAGCTTACTGAGATGTCAGCTTGCAAAACAGATCTTGAAGCTGTTAACTTGTCCCCATTGAACTCAAATGTTAAGTCATCTAATTTAACTGAAGGTGTTTCTAGTCAAtcattaaatgataaatttctgAAGTATACATTCCAAAGGAAGCGAAAGAAGGAGTCTCTGAGCAGTCCTGATGGGTATTCCTCCCTTGAGGAAGGTGTTATGAAGAGGAGGATGATGGTGAATCCAAATGGTTCTGTGGAGTCAGAAAATCCCAGCTTGATTACTGAATCATCTTGA
- the LOC102618614 gene encoding TORTIFOLIA1-like protein 3 — protein MAHALKTSVNGLLNKLSDRDTYSQAAKELDSIAATVDPTLLPTFLSCILSTNSSDKPGVRKECIHVIATLSNSHNLSPYITKIINSITRNFRDKNSALQATCISTVSSLSPRVGASAFVTMLKLLSDALFTEQDTNAQVGAALCLAAAIDAAQDPDAGKLGRMEVRLERLLKSEVFKAKAAGLVVVGSVIGSGAVDGSGLKGLVSCLLGFLSSQDWAARKAAAEALWRLAVVEKDAVPEFKGKCLKIFESKRFDKVKAVREVMNKMIEAWKQVPDLSEEASPPPQSLDPSKEDGSDRRYLTESRSSSTKGLELKKRSILASKSTPPDSSFPTTARKRGFLKKVSPAVLHKVDQKKPSDWRDQISAPSGASLVDAHEDGTVLKIRNNENTKLPKPETKRALFNWSSDDKVHKLRSGSRVTPYNEESHEFTVSDNTENLHIKHKDCEDLSTIRNQLVQIEQQQSSLLDLLQRFIGRSESGMQSLETLVLGLELALDEISYDLAVSTGRMTKTNSHGATCCMLPGADFLSSKFWRKTEGRYSPSKFSTSSGTSSLTAMNYGTNKDRYAEKLKLENRRSRFQSSGGFIVNPLAEIHPRSRGISEAAHQ, from the exons ATGGCTCACGCTCTCAAAACCAGCGTGAACGGTCTCCTAAACAAACTGTCCGACCGGGACACGTACTCACAAGCAGCAAAAGAACTGGACTCTATCGCCGCCACTGTGGATCCTACTCTACTGCCGACATTTCTCTCCTGCATTCTCTCGACAAACTCCTCTGACAAACCTGGAGTACGCAAAGAATGCATCCATGTCATCGCCACTCTTTCGAATTCTCACAATCTCTCCCCTTACATCACCAAAATCATCAACAGCATCACGCGAAACTTCCGCGACAAGAACTCCGCCCTGCAGGCGACGTGCATCAGCACGGTTTCCTCTCTCTCGCCGCGTGTCGGCGCATCGGCGTTCGTGACGATGCTGAAGCTGCTGTCCGACGCTCTCTTCACTGAGCAGGACACGAACGCGCAGGTAGGTGCGGCGCTGTGTCTGGCTGCGGCAATTGATGCGGCGCAGGATCCGGATGCGGGGAAATTGGGGAGAATGGAAGTGAGGTTGGAGAGGTTGCTGAAGAGTGAAGTATTTAAGGCGAAAGCTGCGGGTTTGGTTGTGGTTGGGAGCGTGATCGGCTCGGGAGCGGTGGACGGCTCGGGTCTCAAGGGGTTAGTGAGTTGTTTGTTGGGTTTTTTGAGTAGTCAAGATTGGGCGGCAAGGAAAGCTGCTGCGGAGGCGCTGTGGAGGTTGGCGGTCGTGGAGAAGGATGCCGTGCCCGAGTTTAAAGGAAAGTGCTTGAAGATTTTTGAGAGTAAAAGATTTGATAAG gtgAAGGCAGTCAGGGAGGTTATGAATAAGATGATAGAGGCGTGGAAACAGGTCCCAGATTTGTCAGAGGAGGCGTCTCCGCCACCACAATCACTGGATCCTTCAAAAG AGGATGGGAGTGATAGACGGTATCTGACTGAGTCCAGGAGCTCTTCCACGAAAGGTCTTGAGTTGAAGAAAAGATCGATTTTAGCTAGCAAGTCAACTCCACCTGATAGTTCATTTCCAACCACCGCCAGGAAGAGAGGTTTCTTAAAGAAAGTGAGTCCAGCAGTGCTCCATAAGGTGGATCAGAAGAAACCTTCTGACTGGAGAGATCAGATTTCTGCTCCCAGTGGTGCTTCTTTGGTGGATGCTCATGAAGACGGTACTGTTTTGAAGATTAGGAATAATGAGAATACCAAGCTTCCAAAACCTGAAACAAAACGTGCCCTTTTCAATTGGAGTTCTGATGACAAGGTGCACAAATTGAGGTCTGGATCTCGGGTAACTCCTTATAATGAGGAAAGCCATGAATTTACTGTTAGTGATAATACTGAGAATCTCCACATAAAACACAAAGATTGTGAAGATTTATCTACGATCCGCAACCAGCTAGTTCAGATTGAACAACAACAGTCCAGTCTACTGGATCTTCTTCAG AGATTTATTGGGAGATCAGAAAGTGGGATGCAGTCTTTGGAGACACTTGTTCTTGGCCTAGAGCTGGCATTGGATGAAATCTCGTATGATTTGGCTGTATCAACTGGAAGAATGACTAAAACTAACTCCCATGGAGCCACATGTTGCATGCTGCCTGGTGCAGACTTTTTGAGCTCCAAATTCTGGAGGAAAACAGAAGGCCGATATTCACCATCAAAATTTTCCACTTCCAGTGGCACCTCATCTTTGACTGCCATGAATTATGGAACCAATAAGGATCGCTATGCTGAAAAGCTGAAGTTGGAAAATCGAAGGTCGAGGTTTCAGAGTAGTGGTGGGTTTATTGTGAATCCACTGGCGGAAATTCACCCTCGCTCAAGGGGTATCTCTGAGGCAGCACATCAATAA
- the LOC102618325 gene encoding lisH domain-containing protein C1711.05 — MVSDSITHNAPIASAPNSRDFSKKKRTNRSAKLKQCKLDVRREQWLSQVGAVKSKCCKEDQNGARKERARSLENLRRRDEDNSNDSGSMHHDSDSESPSNSPTNSLLCGNSGTNPGTNFIGSSSSSSSVSGSSGGGCCSGSITEEEEEDGCLDDWEAVADALAADDDNNKQEPEHDRSCSQSPSESQLSVQSDSLHELANGLSLDSVKSMPDGARMVPSVSENNRRAWRPDDAFRPQSLPNLAKQRSFPAADRHFGQGGVPWACNNVLAAPSSCPICYEDLDYTDSSFLPCLCGFRLCLFCHKRILEEDGRCPGCRKPYEHDQVESEAIVQGGSMTFRLARSCSMIARS, encoded by the exons ATGGTATCTGATTCAATCACCCACAACGCTCCGATTGCATCGGCCCCAAACTCGAGGGATTTCTCTAAGAAGAAGAGG ACCAACAGGTCTGCGAAATTGAAGCAGTGCAAGCTGGATGTTCGCCGTGAACAATGGCTCTCCCAAG TCGGGGCGGTGAAGAGCAAGTGCTGCAAGGAGGATCAAAACGGTGCGCGGAAGGAGAGGGCCCGGTCGTTGGAGAATTTGAGGCGAAGGGATGAGGATAACAGCAATGACTCTGGATCTATGCACCATGACAGTGATTCAGAGTCACCATCAAACAGCCCCACCAACAGCCTGTTATGTGGTAACAGCGGCACAAATCCGGGAACGAATTTCATCGGgagtagcagcagcagcagtagCGTTAGTGGTAGCAGCGGCGGCGGCTGTTGCTCTGGTAGCATTacagaagaggaagaagaagatggcTGTTTGGATGATTGGGAGGCTGTGGCGGATGCTTTAGCTGCTGATGATGATAACAATAAACAGGAACCAGAACATGATCGTTCATGTTCCCAATCACCCTCTGAGAGCCAATTGAGTGTTCAGTCGGATTCCTTGCATGAACTGGCAAATGGGTTAAGTTTAGATTCTGTGAAATCAATGCCCGATGGTGCAAGAATGGTGCCTAGTGTCTCCGAGAATAATAGACGGGCCTGGAGACCAGATGACGCTTTCAGGCCTCAGAGTCTGCCTAATTTGGCTAAACAGCGGAGTTTTCCGGCTGCAGACCGGCATTTTGGTCAAGGAGGGGTTCCTTGGGCTTGTAACAATGTTTTAGCGGCGCCATCTTCATGTCCTATATGCTATGAGGATTTGGACTACACGGACTCAAGCTTTTTGCCCTGTTTATGTGGCTTCCGGCTCTGCTTATTTTGTCACAAGAGGATTCTTGAAGAAGATGGGCGATGTCCAGGTTGCAGGAAGCCATATGAGCATGATCAAGTTGAGTCGGAAGCGATAGTGCAAGGAGGCAGCATGACGTTCCGGTTAGCTCGGTCTTGTAGCATGATTGCAAGGTCTTAG